From the Flavimarina sp. Hel_I_48 genome, one window contains:
- a CDS encoding GlmU family protein — MNYILFDGKARKQLLPFTFTRPVADLRIGILTIREKWEKHLSAPTSSLTEKYLSEKFQLKETNDNVLINASFLPTEELVTSVKELKTREALAYADEIVAYRSEKAENQANFDAFNVKNCPEEAIFKINHTWDLFSLNGRAIEEDFKLLTHGRTSQPIPDGVHCINKENIFLEEGAVVTFASLNASGGPIYLAKNSEVMEGCLIRGPFSLGEQAAVKMGAKIYGPTTVGPFSKVGGEINNSILMGYSNKGHDGFLGNSVLGEWCNMGADTNTSNLKNNYAEIRLWDYEKEGFEKTGLQFCGLMMGDHSKCGINTMFNTGTVVGVAANIYGGDFPRNFIPSYSWGGSAGMTTYRMDKAFETIKIVMQRRHIDFDDREQRILQHIFEESAQYRGKE, encoded by the coding sequence ATGAATTACATTCTTTTTGACGGCAAAGCCCGTAAACAACTGCTGCCTTTCACGTTCACCCGTCCAGTTGCTGACCTGCGCATTGGCATACTGACCATACGTGAAAAGTGGGAAAAGCATCTCAGCGCTCCAACTTCCTCACTTACTGAAAAATATCTTTCAGAAAAATTTCAGTTGAAGGAAACAAACGATAATGTATTGATCAACGCGTCGTTCTTACCTACGGAAGAGCTGGTTACTTCCGTTAAAGAATTAAAAACCAGAGAAGCCCTTGCTTACGCTGACGAGATTGTTGCCTATCGCAGTGAAAAAGCTGAAAATCAGGCAAATTTTGATGCATTTAATGTCAAAAATTGCCCTGAAGAAGCGATTTTTAAAATCAACCATACCTGGGATCTCTTTTCCCTGAATGGCAGAGCGATCGAAGAAGATTTCAAACTACTTACACATGGCCGTACTTCGCAACCTATACCAGATGGGGTGCACTGCATAAATAAAGAAAACATATTCCTCGAAGAAGGAGCCGTTGTAACATTTGCTTCACTCAACGCTTCCGGCGGACCCATTTATCTGGCAAAAAACAGTGAGGTCATGGAGGGATGCCTTATCCGCGGACCTTTTTCCCTGGGTGAACAGGCAGCCGTAAAAATGGGGGCGAAAATTTATGGACCTACCACTGTGGGACCCTTTAGTAAAGTGGGTGGTGAAATCAATAATTCTATTTTGATGGGATATTCAAACAAGGGCCATGATGGCTTTTTAGGAAATTCCGTACTTGGGGAATGGTGCAACATGGGTGCCGATACCAATACGAGCAATCTCAAAAATAATTATGCCGAGATACGCTTGTGGGACTATGAAAAAGAAGGTTTTGAAAAAACCGGACTCCAATTTTGTGGGCTTATGATGGGTGATCACAGCAAATGCGGTATCAATACCATGTTCAATACAGGAACCGTGGTAGGGGTCGCAGCAAATATCTACGGTGGTGATTTTCCGCGCAATTTTATACCATCCTACAGTTGGGGAGGAAGCGCAGGGATGACAACCTATAGAATGGATAAGGCGTTCGAGACCATAAAAATAGTGATGCAGCGCCGCCATATTGATTTTGATGACAGGGAACAGCGCATCCTTCAGCATATTTTTGAAGAAAGTGCGCAATACAGGGGAAAAGAATAA